A DNA window from Helianthus annuus cultivar XRQ/B chromosome 15, HanXRQr2.0-SUNRISE, whole genome shotgun sequence contains the following coding sequences:
- the LOC110910507 gene encoding protein transport protein SEC23 yields MDFVELEAIEGLRWSWNSWPVSRTESHDLVIPLSIMQTPLMKFTDLPLLSYDPLICSRCGSVLNPYARVDYPSRIWVCPFCYQKNAFPRSYAEIGENNIPAELFPTYSTVEYQLGHPGLINPGRVSSTPGRVNSNPVHNWETGNGSFSGSVKLGGLSFSSSSLSSLDQRGGGRGVGMGLGMGPVFVFVVDASSSEEELQALKNELLLIVAQLPENAMVGLVVFDSMVRVYDLAFTDCLRVVLFHGERELSSSQIIDLLGTRQQLGKTQGVQKHGLILPISECEFNIVTAIEDIHHSPPLKPGHRSPRCTGTAIQVAIALLEGCSVHTGSRVMVFTSGPATMGPGMVASPDLNNSIRTHRDVNSGHAPFYWKSCEFYKRISEKLTDLSMVFDLFACSLDQIGVTEMRAPVEKSGGFIMLAESFESDQFRKCLRHIFRRDEQGFLNMCFDATIEIVTTKGVKICGAIGPCVSLRKKNASVSDKEVGEGGTNTWKLGTITDKTCIAFFFQVSEEQRPQPGTAFFIQFITKYRHGNMGIRKRVTSAARRWVSGGAPEIAAGFDQETAGAVMARLAVHETGKNFPREVVRWLDKELIRFASKFGDYIPEDPSSFRLSTNFSLYPQFMYHLRRSQFIDVFNSSPDETTFFQVMLNREGVVGSLIMIQPTLSQYSFDGPPIPVLLDVCSLSPDVILLFDSYFYVVIHYGSKIAQWKKLGYDRDPNHESFRKLLEAPEVEAEQLVSQRIPVPKLIKCDQHSSQARFLLAKLNPSVTHKSSYVVEGSEVIMTDDVSLQVFIEHLQELAVQG; encoded by the exons ATGGATTTCGTCGAACTTGAAGCAATCGAAGGCCTTCGTTGGTCCTGGAACTCATGGCCAGTATCAAGAACCGAATCACACGATCTGGTAATCCCTTTATCCATCATGCAAACTCCTTTGATGAAATTCACAGACCTCCCATTATTATCTTACGACCCTTTGATCTGTTCCCGTTGCGGGTCGGTTTTAAACCCGTACGCCCGTGTCGATTACCCGTCTCGCATCTGGGTCTGCCCGTTTTGTTACCAAAAGAACGCCTTTCCAAGATCTTATGCTGAAATTGGGGAAAATAATATCCCTGCTGAGCTTTTTCCAACTTATAGTACTGTTGAATATCAGTTAGGGCATCCGGGTTTGATCAATCCGGGTCGGGTCAGTTCAACCCCGGGCCGGGTGAACTCGAATCCGGTTCATAATTGGGAAACTGGAAATGGGTCTTTTTCGGGTTCGGTTAAGTTGGGTGGGTTGTCGTTTTCATCAAGTTCGTTGTCGAGTTTGGATCAACGAGGCGGGGGGAGAGGGGTGGGGATGGGGTTGGGGATGGGTCCGGTGTTTGTGTTTGTGGTGGATGCGAGTTCGAGTGAGGAGGAGCTTCAAGCGCTTAAGAATGAGTTGTTGTTGATTGTTGCGCAGTTGCCGGAGAATGCGATGGTGGGGTTGGTTGTGTTTGATTCGATGGTGAGAGTGTATGATCTTGCGTTTACGGATTGTTTGCGGGTGGTGCTTTTTCATGGAGAGCGCGAGCTTTCGTCTAGCCAG ATCATAGATCTTCTGGGTACAAGGCAACAACTTGGAAAAACACAGGGTGTACAAAAACACGGTCTTATTTTACCAATTTCCGAATGCGAGTTCAATATCGTAACAGCTATCGAAGATATCCACCATTCACCGCCACTCAAACCGGGTCATCGGTCTCCACGCTGTACCGGTACCGCAATACAAGTTGCCATAGCCCTTCTAGAAGGATGCTCGGTTCACACCGGATCGCGTGTAATGGTGTTCACATCTGGGCCCGCAACCATGGGCCCAGGTATGGTTGCAAGCCCAGACCTTAATAATTCCATCCGAACGCACCGAGACGTAAACAGCGGTCACGCCCCTTTCTATTGGAAATCGTGCGAATTTTACAAACGAATATCGGAGAAATTGACGGATTTGTCCATGGTTTTCGATCTTTTCGCGTGTTCTCTTGATCAAATTGGAGTAACGGAGATGCGGGCCCCCGTGGAGAAATCGGGTGGGTTCATAATGCTGGCGGAATCTTTTGAATCGGATCAGTTTAGAAAATGCTTACGCCACATTTTCAGGCGTGACGAACAAGGGTTTTTGAACATGTGTTTTGATGCGACGATCGAGATAGTTACGACTAAAGGTGTGAAAATATGTGGGGCGATCGGTCCGTGTGTTTCTCTTCGTAAAAAGAACGCTTCGGTTAGCGATAAGGAGGTCGGTGAAGGCGGGACCAACACATGGAAGCTTGGAACAATAACCGATAAAACGTGCATCGCGTTCTTTTTTCAAGTAAGTGAAGAACAAAGACCGCAGCCTGGGACCGCATTTTTTATACAGTTTATAACAAAATACCGACATGGAAACATGGGAATTCGAAAGCGGGTTACGTCGGCAGCTAGACGGTGGGTTAGTGGTGGTGCACCGGAAATCGCTGCCGGTTTTGACCAAGAAACGGCCGGTGCGGTGATGGCTAGACTCGCGGTTCACGAAACCGGGAAGAATTTCCCTCGAGAGGTGGTGAGATGGCTCGATAAGGAGCTGATTCGTTTCGCGTCAAAGTTCGGGGACTACATTCCGGAAGACCCGTCATCGTTTCGTCTTTCGACGAATTTCTCTCTCTACCCGCAGTTCATGTATCACTTACGAAGGTCTCAGTTTATCGACGTGTTCAACAGCAGTCCGGATGAAACCACGTTTTTTCAGGTGATGTTGAACCGTGAAGGGGTCGTGGGGTCGTTAATAATGATTCAACCGACTCTTTCCCAGTATTCATTCGACGGGCCTCCGATTCCCGTTCTATTAGATGTTTGCTCTTTGTCGCCGGATGTAATTCTGCTATTTGATTCCTACTTTTACGTCGTTATTCACTACGGGTCGAAGATAGCTCAATGGAAGAAGCTGGGCTATGACCGGGACCCGAACCATGAGAGTTTTCGAAAGCTGTTGGAAGCACCGGAGGTCGAGGCAGAGCAGCTCGTGAGTCAACGGATCCCGGTTCCGAAGCTCATCAAGTGTGATCAGCATAGTAGTCAGGCTAGGTTTCTTTTAGCCAAATTGAACCCTTCGGTTACGCACAAGTCGAGTTATGTGGTTGAGGGGTCCGAGGTTATCATGACCGATGATGTGAGTTTGCAAGTGTTTATCGAGCATTTGCAAGAACTGGCGGTTCAGGGTTGA